GGTGTGTCGAGAGCGTAAGTAAACGGCCGGCGCACGGTCTCGGCGAGGCGTGCGCCGTAGGGATCGTCGACGTTGACGATGGCGTGCGCACGATCCGTCAACAACTCGAAGAGCCGCCGCTTGGCGGCGAAGTACGACTCCATTCCGCCGTGGAAGTCGAGGTGATCGCGCGTCAGATTGGTGAAGACGCCTGCGTCGAACCGCACATGGTCCACGCGGTGCAGGGCGAGCGCATGGGACGAGGTTTCGAGCACGCAGGCGCGCGCCCCCGCGTTGCGCATGGCGCGAAGCATCGCGTGCAGGTCCGGCGCTTCGGGAGTAGTGTGAACCGCCGGCTGTTCATCTTCCGCGTCGTTCCGCGCGATTCGGTTCGAAACGGTACAGACCCGGCCCGACGGAATGGCCGCCTGCTCGAGGATGGATTCGATCAGGTAAGTCGTCGTGGTCTTGCCGTTGGTCCCGGTCACCCCGACTACCAGGAGCTCGCCGCTTGGGTCGCCCTGAAACGCAGCGGCGAGGGTGGACATCGCGATCCGCGCATTCGGGACAGCCAGCCAGGAAATCGGCAGGTCAGCCGGCGGCGGCGACTCTGCCACGACGAAGGCCGCGCCCCGAGCCGCCGCGTCGGCTGCGAACTGTCCGCCGTCGTACCGGGCACCCGGCACGGCGACGAAAACGGACCCCGCGGTGACGCGGCGCGAGTCGTAGCAGACATCCGCGACAGGCGCCTCGAGCAGCGCGGCATCGAGGGGGGGCGACGCGCCGCCCGGCGCGATCCCCGCACGCGCCAGCAGCATGGCGACGGTCACGAAACCTCCCGTCATCACGGTTCCACGAGTGGTGGATCCGACGGCGCCGGCGCGTGGCGATCGAGCCACA
The nucleotide sequence above comes from Acidobacteriota bacterium. Encoded proteins:
- a CDS encoding UDP-N-acetylmuramoyl-L-alanyl-D-glutamate--2,6-diaminopimelate ligase; amino-acid sequence: MTGGFVTVAMLLARAGIAPGGASPPLDAALLEAPVADVCYDSRRVTAGSVFVAVPGARYDGGQFAADAAARGAAFVVAESPPPADLPISWLAVPNARIAMSTLAAAFQGDPSGELLVVGVTGTNGKTTTTYLIESILEQAAIPSGRVCTVSNRIARNDAEDEQPAVHTTPEAPDLHAMLRAMRNAGARACVLETSSHALALHRVDHVRFDAGVFTNLTRDHLDFHGGMESYFAAKRRLFELLTDRAHAIVNVDDPYGARLAETVRRPFTYALDTPADVTAARLDTGVDGTRIAAATPRGSLDIRSSLVGRTNAGNLLAAAAAGVALDLPSAAIEAGLEAVEGVPGRMEQVSTPADDIDVIVDFAHTDDALRRLLETLRPLATRRVITVFGCGGDRDATKRPLMGAAAARWSDLVIVTSDNPRSEDPVAIIREIETGITGGSDVVDYRTIPDRARAIAEAIGEAAPGDMVVIAGKGHERAQVIGPDVLPFNDAAVARAALAERGAPSRRAFGNRRGRSEA